A region of Jonquetella anthropi DSM 22815 DNA encodes the following proteins:
- the panF gene encoding sodium/pantothenate symporter: MNSIEWLTLVPVVVYFAAMYAIGFYASAMVNRASKRKGGSGSAFLEEYMIGGRSTGGFVLAMTLVSTYLSAGSFIGGPGTAYRHGLAWVFLAMAQIPTGYYTLMVLGKKFAIVSRKTGANSISDFLRQRYESKAVLIIASLSIIFFLIAAIAAQLIGASRLLQGSTGLDYKSALLFFAVTVIVHTAVGGYRGVAFNGTLQGIVMTCSTVALFAAVVINGGGIANIIQTMKAMNPNTISPFGAQEGFMTVPWVSSFWVLVGFAVIGLPAVSQRAMSYKDTQSMHSAIVYGSVVSLLLLMGMHLVGAFGVTQVSGISAGDLVVPTLIKNLFHPLIAGIVLAGPLAAAMSTVDSQLLVVVAAIVNDLLVNYIRPELKTKAKTLRRLTFFTCSVVGLITIALAFNPPDLMVWLNLFATAGQLSTFLWPTILGLYWKGANAQGALASMVVGIGSYLVFNYYVPRPLALHPIVPSLVLSLIAFVIVSQTTKKPSERVIRLFWEL, from the coding sequence ATGAACTCCATCGAGTGGCTGACCTTAGTGCCCGTCGTCGTTTACTTCGCCGCGATGTACGCGATCGGCTTCTACGCGTCCGCGATGGTCAATCGGGCCAGCAAGCGAAAAGGCGGTAGCGGATCCGCGTTCCTCGAAGAGTACATGATCGGCGGCCGCTCCACCGGCGGCTTTGTCCTAGCGATGACGCTCGTTTCAACGTATCTCAGCGCCGGCAGCTTTATCGGCGGGCCAGGCACGGCCTACCGCCACGGCTTGGCGTGGGTCTTTTTAGCGATGGCTCAGATCCCCACCGGATATTACACCCTCATGGTTTTGGGGAAGAAGTTCGCTATCGTCTCCCGAAAAACGGGGGCGAACTCTATTTCTGACTTCCTGCGCCAGCGGTACGAGAGCAAGGCCGTGCTGATCATTGCTTCCCTGTCAATCATTTTCTTTCTCATCGCGGCAATTGCCGCACAGCTGATCGGCGCCAGTCGGCTGCTTCAGGGATCGACCGGCTTGGACTACAAGAGCGCGCTTCTTTTCTTCGCCGTCACTGTGATCGTTCACACAGCGGTAGGCGGCTATCGGGGCGTGGCGTTTAACGGCACGTTGCAGGGAATTGTCATGACATGCTCAACTGTGGCGCTTTTCGCCGCTGTCGTCATTAACGGCGGCGGCATCGCGAACATCATTCAGACCATGAAAGCCATGAACCCGAACACCATTTCGCCGTTCGGCGCACAGGAAGGCTTCATGACGGTCCCGTGGGTATCCAGCTTCTGGGTTCTCGTCGGATTTGCCGTTATCGGCCTTCCGGCAGTCTCCCAGCGCGCTATGAGCTATAAAGACACCCAGAGTATGCACTCTGCCATCGTGTACGGCAGCGTCGTGTCTTTGCTGCTACTGATGGGGATGCACTTAGTAGGAGCCTTCGGAGTGACGCAGGTGTCTGGCATCTCCGCCGGCGACTTGGTCGTCCCGACGCTCATCAAGAACCTGTTCCACCCGCTGATTGCCGGCATCGTCCTAGCCGGACCGTTGGCCGCCGCCATGTCGACCGTCGACTCTCAACTTTTGGTCGTCGTCGCGGCCATTGTCAACGACCTTTTGGTGAACTATATCAGGCCAGAGCTGAAAACGAAGGCTAAAACCCTTCGCCGCCTGACGTTTTTCACCTGCTCTGTCGTCGGTCTCATCACGATCGCACTCGCTTTCAACCCGCCGGACCTGATGGTGTGGCTCAACCTGTTCGCCACCGCGGGACAACTTTCGACGTTTCTGTGGCCGACGATTTTGGGATTGTACTGGAAAGGAGCCAACGCTCAAGGAGCTCTTGCCAGTATGGTCGTGGGAATTGGCTCGTATCTGGTCTTCAATTATTACGTTCCTCGCCCTCTGGCCCTGCACCCGATCGTGCCGTCCCTTGTCCTGTCGTTGATCGCCTTCGTCATCGTCTCTCAAACTACGAAAAAGCCTTCCGAGCGAGTGATTCGCCTTTTCTGGGAACTTTAA
- a CDS encoding YhdT family protein, with protein sequence MGEKEDTSVLKKNEYGFVEDPRYKVCEREARYGIILGLVNLAVWAIAGYGLGSGPVENYSYIMGFPAWFFISCILNSLLAVGATIYIVKRKLLNMSLDRMTEEEAAAFVRKEVQKR encoded by the coding sequence ATGGGGGAGAAAGAGGATACCAGCGTTCTCAAGAAAAACGAATACGGTTTCGTCGAAGACCCTCGGTACAAGGTCTGCGAGCGCGAGGCGCGGTACGGAATTATTTTAGGGCTCGTCAATTTAGCAGTCTGGGCCATTGCAGGCTATGGATTAGGAAGCGGCCCAGTGGAAAATTACTCGTACATCATGGGATTCCCGGCTTGGTTTTTCATCAGCTGCATACTTAATTCTCTCCTCGCCGTCGGCGCGACAATTTACATCGTTAAACGAAAGCTCCTCAACATGTCCTTGGACCGCATGACCGAAGAAGAAGCTGCTGCGTTTGTGCGCAAGGAGGTCCAAAAGCGATGA
- a CDS encoding IclR family transcriptional regulator has protein sequence MSEDTQPRKQVQTLVRAFSIIEALTDHAELGVSEIAEAVSLDKSTVYRILKTLKSLGYIDQNPRTSKYLNGLKFFKIGNAVIQHTGLDQIASPAMHKLSTRTGESVNLAVLAGHSVMYIYKIESSLPLQIHLPLGSLFPLYCTGLGKVLLANLPEEKLDRLLSESAEHPTPRGLRQFKAYTENTITDETTLREELALIREKGYGVDNQEQFRGISCLAAPIFNHTNEVIAALSITLPHITGINIQMKIEAVLPFLLEATKEISKTLGSTRVDKPQTGYTGWFV, from the coding sequence ATGTCAGAAGACACTCAACCGCGCAAACAAGTGCAAACGCTTGTCCGGGCGTTCTCTATTATCGAGGCGTTAACGGATCACGCCGAACTTGGCGTTTCTGAGATTGCCGAGGCAGTCTCTCTCGATAAGAGCACGGTATACCGGATCCTGAAAACGTTGAAGTCGTTAGGATATATTGACCAGAATCCCAGGACGTCCAAATACTTAAACGGCTTGAAGTTTTTCAAGATCGGCAACGCGGTAATCCAGCATACAGGCCTTGATCAGATCGCGTCGCCGGCCATGCACAAGCTGTCGACGAGGACCGGTGAAAGCGTCAATCTGGCAGTTCTGGCCGGTCACTCGGTCATGTATATCTACAAGATTGAGAGTTCGCTGCCACTTCAAATTCACTTGCCCCTTGGATCTCTTTTCCCGCTGTACTGCACCGGGTTGGGGAAAGTTCTTCTCGCGAACCTGCCGGAAGAAAAGCTCGACCGATTGCTGTCTGAGTCCGCGGAACATCCGACACCTCGGGGGCTGCGGCAGTTTAAGGCCTACACAGAAAATACGATTACCGATGAAACAACACTGCGTGAAGAATTGGCCCTTATCAGGGAAAAAGGCTATGGGGTCGATAATCAGGAACAGTTCCGCGGTATTTCATGCTTGGCCGCGCCGATCTTTAACCATACCAATGAGGTCATCGCCGCTCTGAGCATCACGCTGCCTCACATTACTGGGATAAATATCCAGATGAAGATTGAAGCGGTTCTGCCGTTCCTCCTTGAAGCGACCAAGGAGATTTCTAAGACGTTAGGCTCCACACGTGTCGACAAGCCTCAAACGGGCTACACGGGCTGGTTCGTTTGA
- the fusA gene encoding elongation factor G: MALRTEDIRSIAVVAHGGAGKTSLTEAMLFDAGAVTRLGTIEAGNTTSDFSSEEQKRTISISTSLLNFDHRGKKVFVLDVPGYADFIGEMRSALRVAGSAVMVVSATDGVEVQTDKAWEFAKEFETSTIFFINKMDRENADYNGVFEQIRADLTKNAYRLLLPVGKEAGFKGVVDILKDRAYIYDDASGKFKEGDIPADMVTDAHRARGYLVEAIVEDSDELMLRYLDGEDIPVDELIPVLRQCIAKCKIFPVMPGSATANIGVPQLMDLIVNYLPDPTAMRERPAVKEDREIFIKADPQAPFSALCFKVMVDPYVGKLSFIRVNSGTLTSDQTIYNVNRQEEERISSFKIMQGKDGVDVKEITTGMIVAIPKLTSTRVGDTLGKAGSKVLYPTIKFPTPVYSVAVDAQSRGDEDKLGNAVHRMLEEDLTLRFEKNPETNDNVLSGMGNLHLDIALAKIKERYGVNLNTRTPNVPYRETIRKSAKAQGKHKKQTGGHGQYGDVYIEFSPLERGAGFEFEDKIVGGAIPKQYIPAVEKGLRECMVKGVLAAYPTVDFKASLYFGSYHDVDSSEMAFKTAAHLAFKKGMTEASPVLLEPIMNVEVMVADTYLGDVMGDFNTRRGRIMGVDSLGRLQVVKAQVPQSEMFQYAIQLRSMTSGRGTFTMEFSHYDTVPEEVSKKIIAARQGLLAEEEE; encoded by the coding sequence ATGGCACTCAGAACAGAAGACATTCGAAGCATCGCCGTGGTGGCCCACGGTGGAGCCGGCAAGACTTCCCTGACGGAGGCCATGCTGTTTGACGCCGGCGCCGTTACCCGACTCGGGACGATTGAAGCGGGCAATACCACCTCCGACTTCTCTTCCGAGGAGCAGAAACGGACCATTTCGATCAGCACCTCGCTGCTGAACTTCGACCATCGCGGGAAAAAGGTTTTCGTTCTCGACGTGCCCGGCTACGCGGACTTCATCGGCGAAATGCGCTCCGCCCTGCGGGTTGCCGGCAGCGCTGTTATGGTCGTCAGCGCCACTGACGGCGTTGAAGTCCAGACCGACAAGGCGTGGGAATTTGCCAAAGAGTTTGAGACTTCCACGATTTTCTTCATCAACAAAATGGACCGGGAAAACGCCGACTACAACGGCGTTTTCGAGCAGATCCGCGCTGACCTGACCAAAAACGCCTACCGTCTTCTGCTGCCAGTCGGCAAAGAGGCGGGATTTAAAGGCGTGGTCGATATCCTTAAAGACCGGGCGTACATCTACGACGACGCCTCAGGCAAGTTCAAGGAAGGCGACATCCCTGCCGACATGGTTACGGATGCACACCGCGCCCGCGGATACCTCGTCGAGGCAATCGTCGAGGACAGCGATGAGCTGATGCTGCGGTACTTGGACGGCGAAGACATCCCCGTTGACGAGCTCATTCCTGTGCTTCGCCAGTGCATCGCCAAGTGCAAGATCTTCCCCGTCATGCCCGGTTCTGCCACTGCTAACATCGGCGTACCGCAGCTGATGGACCTGATCGTCAACTATCTGCCCGACCCGACGGCCATGAGAGAGCGGCCGGCTGTGAAAGAAGATCGGGAGATCTTCATCAAAGCCGATCCTCAGGCCCCGTTCAGCGCGCTGTGCTTCAAAGTCATGGTCGACCCCTACGTTGGCAAGCTCTCGTTCATTCGCGTCAACTCGGGCACGCTGACCAGCGACCAGACCATTTACAACGTCAACCGGCAGGAAGAGGAACGGATCAGCAGCTTCAAGATCATGCAGGGCAAAGACGGCGTTGACGTCAAGGAAATCACCACCGGCATGATCGTCGCCATTCCCAAGCTCACCAGCACGCGTGTCGGCGACACCTTGGGCAAAGCTGGCAGCAAGGTCCTGTATCCCACCATCAAGTTCCCCACGCCGGTGTACTCTGTGGCCGTTGACGCCCAGTCCAGAGGCGACGAGGACAAGCTGGGCAACGCGGTTCATCGGATGCTCGAAGAGGACCTGACCCTTCGGTTTGAAAAGAACCCGGAAACCAACGACAACGTGCTGTCCGGCATGGGCAACCTTCATCTGGACATCGCCTTAGCCAAGATCAAGGAGCGCTACGGCGTTAACCTGAACACCCGCACGCCGAACGTGCCCTATCGGGAAACCATCCGCAAGTCCGCCAAGGCTCAGGGCAAGCACAAGAAGCAGACCGGCGGACACGGCCAGTACGGCGACGTGTACATCGAGTTCTCTCCGCTAGAGCGGGGCGCCGGATTCGAGTTTGAGGACAAGATCGTTGGCGGCGCGATTCCCAAGCAGTACATCCCGGCCGTTGAAAAGGGCCTGCGGGAGTGCATGGTCAAAGGCGTCTTGGCTGCCTACCCGACGGTAGACTTTAAGGCCTCGCTTTACTTCGGCTCCTATCACGACGTCGACAGCTCCGAAATGGCCTTCAAGACTGCCGCACACTTGGCGTTCAAAAAGGGCATGACAGAAGCCTCGCCTGTGCTCCTTGAGCCGATCATGAACGTTGAAGTCATGGTCGCCGACACCTACCTAGGCGACGTGATGGGCGACTTCAACACCCGGCGCGGCCGCATCATGGGCGTCGACTCGCTGGGACGGCTGCAGGTCGTCAAGGCTCAGGTTCCTCAGTCTGAAATGTTCCAGTACGCCATTCAGCTTCGCTCCATGACCTCTGGGCGCGGCACCTTCACCATGGAATTTTCACACTACGACACGGTGCCGGAAGAAGTCAGCAAGAAGATTATCGCCGCCCGTCAGGGCTTGCTGGCCGAAGAAGAGGAGTAG
- the gatB gene encoding Asp-tRNA(Asn)/Glu-tRNA(Gln) amidotransferase subunit GatB → MTASYHPVIGLEIHVQLNSKTKLFCRCSTDYIGAVPNTNICPRCTGQVGSLPVMNEAVVRMGVRGGLALNCHINLVTRFDRKNYFYADLPKAYQISEFYLPLAEHGTLTITDDDGNLKKVGITRLHLEEDAGKLVHGGSDGRIVSSTQSFVDFNRSGVPLAEIVSDPDLRSPGEAKRYVMAIRRLVRYLGISDGDMERGSMRCDANISVKFDDGRWSSRTEVKNMNSLKAIESALAYEIQRHIALVESGRHVTAETRNWDDANRVTTASRSKEEANDYRYFPEPDLPPLVLTQDFVDQQARSLPELPDARYQRYLSQYGLPAEDVDVLYESRELGDYFEEIVAAGASPRKASNWILNDVLRLVTGDFSAEKRPMSPERLAGLIKLNEDGKISTTQAKELFEVMIAKNMTAEEAAKATNQRIGAVEGSELGQIVEKVLAANADVLEVIRSGQDKKDKKRKFLQGLIMREVKGQASPQEVSALLDEKIG, encoded by the coding sequence ATGACGGCTTCTTATCATCCAGTCATCGGCCTTGAAATTCACGTTCAGCTGAACAGCAAGACAAAACTCTTCTGCCGCTGTAGCACCGACTATATCGGCGCCGTGCCGAACACCAATATCTGCCCGCGCTGCACCGGTCAGGTCGGCTCTCTGCCGGTGATGAACGAGGCGGTCGTCCGCATGGGCGTCCGCGGCGGGCTGGCGCTGAACTGCCATATCAATCTGGTCACCCGGTTTGACCGCAAGAACTACTTCTACGCCGACCTTCCGAAGGCGTACCAGATCTCCGAGTTCTACCTCCCGCTGGCCGAGCACGGCACCTTAACGATCACCGACGACGACGGCAACTTGAAGAAAGTAGGCATCACTCGCCTTCACCTGGAGGAGGACGCCGGCAAGCTCGTTCACGGCGGCAGCGACGGCCGAATCGTGTCGTCCACCCAGTCGTTCGTCGACTTCAACCGTTCCGGCGTCCCGCTGGCCGAAATCGTCTCCGACCCGGACCTTCGGTCGCCCGGCGAGGCAAAGAGGTACGTCATGGCCATTCGGCGACTCGTTCGGTATCTTGGCATTTCCGACGGCGACATGGAGCGGGGATCAATGCGCTGTGACGCCAACATCTCCGTCAAGTTTGACGACGGCCGATGGAGCTCCCGCACGGAAGTAAAGAACATGAACTCGCTGAAGGCCATTGAAAGCGCCTTGGCCTACGAGATTCAGCGCCACATCGCCCTTGTGGAAAGCGGCCGGCACGTGACGGCAGAAACGCGCAACTGGGACGACGCCAACAGGGTTACCACCGCGTCCCGAAGCAAGGAGGAAGCAAACGACTACCGGTACTTCCCCGAGCCGGATCTACCGCCGCTTGTCTTAACCCAAGACTTTGTCGACCAACAGGCGCGCAGCCTGCCGGAACTGCCGGATGCCCGGTATCAGAGGTACCTGAGCCAGTACGGACTGCCGGCTGAGGACGTGGATGTGCTGTATGAGAGCCGAGAGCTGGGCGACTATTTTGAAGAGATCGTCGCCGCTGGCGCCAGCCCGCGCAAAGCGTCAAACTGGATCCTTAACGACGTGCTGCGCCTTGTGACCGGCGACTTCTCGGCTGAAAAGCGGCCCATGTCCCCGGAACGGCTGGCTGGCCTGATTAAGCTGAACGAAGACGGAAAGATTTCCACCACCCAGGCGAAAGAGCTCTTCGAAGTGATGATTGCCAAGAACATGACCGCAGAAGAGGCCGCCAAGGCGACGAATCAGCGCATCGGCGCCGTCGAAGGGAGCGAGCTGGGGCAGATCGTGGAAAAGGTTCTGGCCGCCAACGCGGACGTGCTGGAAGTCATCCGTTCCGGTCAGGACAAAAAGGACAAGAAGCGCAAATTCCTGCAGGGACTGATCATGAGGGAAGTGAAGGGACAGGCCTCGCCTCAGGAAGTTTCTGCCCTGCTGGACGAGAAGATCGGTTAA
- the gatA gene encoding Asp-tRNA(Asn)/Glu-tRNA(Gln) amidotransferase subunit GatA has protein sequence MDLFRLTAREMLDGMAAGKFTSRQIVQSCFDRIEALEPTLHALLFINKTQALADADAADAARQAGKPLGLLHGVPVILKDNLCTNDMPTTCASKMLEHYVPPYDATVVKLLRQAGAVFLGKANMDEFAMGGSTENSAFGPTYNPWDPSRVPGGSSGGSAAAVAVGYAPLALGSDTGGSIRQPASFCGLFGMKPTYGQVSRYGLGAYASSLDQVGGFARTPEDLSLLLTVLCQFDPYDSTSAKRPAPDLSIRRPENLKGHKIGVLSLPEDMASSIDVQVRSTLSDARKRLADLGADVVDVSLPVTMKYGLACYYVLAPAEASANLARYDGVRYGSAAVGASSLIDLYTRTRGRFFGPEVKRRILTGTYVLSSGFYDAYYLTAQKVRQKLKEEFAQAFSSVEALLLPTSPTPAYRIGEVTDPVAMYMADLFTIPVNLAGLPGVTYTARFTDNGLPVGLQLVGAQWTDGKLLNLAALLGSEHENVIAEGKVRS, from the coding sequence ATGGACCTTTTTCGACTGACTGCCCGAGAAATGCTCGACGGGATGGCTGCCGGCAAGTTCACCAGCCGTCAGATTGTCCAGTCATGCTTTGACAGGATTGAGGCCCTTGAGCCGACGTTGCACGCCCTGCTGTTTATTAACAAAACGCAGGCGCTGGCTGACGCCGACGCCGCAGACGCCGCCCGTCAGGCGGGAAAGCCCCTCGGCCTTCTGCACGGCGTGCCGGTTATCCTGAAGGATAACCTGTGCACCAACGACATGCCCACAACCTGCGCTTCGAAGATGCTGGAGCACTACGTGCCGCCGTACGACGCGACGGTAGTCAAACTCCTTCGTCAGGCCGGCGCGGTCTTCTTAGGCAAGGCAAACATGGACGAGTTCGCCATGGGCGGCTCCACCGAGAACTCGGCTTTCGGCCCCACTTATAACCCGTGGGATCCATCCCGTGTCCCCGGCGGCAGTTCAGGCGGCAGCGCCGCGGCTGTGGCTGTCGGCTACGCGCCGCTGGCGCTTGGCAGCGACACCGGCGGGTCCATTCGTCAGCCCGCGTCGTTCTGCGGCCTGTTCGGCATGAAGCCCACCTATGGACAGGTGAGCAGGTACGGACTGGGCGCGTACGCCTCGTCGCTCGACCAAGTTGGCGGCTTTGCCCGGACCCCGGAAGACCTTTCCCTGCTACTGACCGTCCTCTGCCAGTTCGACCCGTACGACTCTACTTCGGCGAAACGCCCGGCTCCTGACCTGTCAATTCGTCGGCCAGAGAACCTTAAGGGGCATAAAATCGGCGTCCTGAGCCTGCCGGAGGACATGGCCTCGTCGATCGACGTTCAGGTTCGTTCAACCCTGAGCGACGCCAGAAAGCGCTTGGCCGACCTCGGCGCCGACGTCGTCGACGTTTCGCTTCCCGTCACGATGAAGTACGGTTTGGCGTGCTACTACGTCTTGGCCCCGGCAGAAGCCAGCGCCAACCTTGCCCGGTACGACGGCGTGCGCTACGGCTCGGCAGCGGTGGGCGCGTCGTCGCTCATTGACCTGTACACCCGCACCCGGGGCAGGTTCTTCGGCCCGGAGGTAAAGCGCCGTATTCTGACCGGCACGTACGTGCTCAGTTCCGGGTTCTACGACGCCTATTACCTGACCGCCCAAAAGGTTCGGCAGAAACTCAAAGAGGAGTTCGCTCAGGCGTTTTCTTCGGTTGAAGCCCTTCTGCTGCCCACGTCGCCGACGCCGGCATACCGCATTGGCGAGGTCACGGACCCGGTCGCCATGTACATGGCTGACCTGTTCACCATCCCGGTGAACTTGGCCGGGCTGCCGGGCGTCACCTACACGGCCCGGTTCACCGATAACGGACTTCCAGTCGGACTTCAGCTCGTCGGCGCCCAGTGGACCGACGGGAAACTGCTGAACTTGGCTGCTCTGTTAGGCAGCGAACATGAAAACGTCATCGCGGAAGGGAAGGTGCGGTCATGA
- the gatC gene encoding Asp-tRNA(Asn)/Glu-tRNA(Gln) amidotransferase subunit GatC has product MTGLTKEEILKIGKLARLEIDPSELDALEKHFGSVLSYFEVLKELDVSSVDLADKEGAESMRLEPDEIGDSGSNREAILSQAPQRDGDFFRVPKIGGDEE; this is encoded by the coding sequence ATGACTGGCCTCACGAAGGAAGAAATCCTGAAAATCGGCAAACTCGCCAGACTGGAAATTGATCCGAGCGAGCTTGACGCGTTGGAAAAGCATTTCGGCAGCGTCCTGTCCTACTTTGAAGTGCTGAAAGAACTGGACGTTTCGTCGGTCGATCTGGCTGACAAGGAAGGCGCCGAGTCCATGAGACTGGAGCCCGACGAGATCGGCGACAGCGGATCGAACCGAGAAGCGATTCTCTCCCAGGCCCCTCAGCGGGACGGGGACTTCTTCCGCGTGCCTAAGATCGGAGGCGACGAAGAGTAA
- the ligA gene encoding NAD-dependent DNA ligase LigA translates to MSDRARYDELVETVNENSYLYYVKDAPVLSDFEWDQLMNELLSIEREHPDWIRPDSPSRRVGGTALDAFEKVTHQIPMLSLEDVFSPEELTGWLARAEKEIGSQSEWCCELKIDGLAISLIYQDGVFVRGATRGDGHVGEDVTANLRTVRSLPLKLRGSVPGLLEVRGEVYMDKTSFEALNRRREEAGEALFANPRNVAAGSLRQLDPTVTSQRNLQVFLYYVMNPHERGFETQSDCLNWMASVGLPVQPAWRVSRGTAEAAQFVEEWRDRRFDLSYGTDGVVFKANKLSDWDLLSATSRTPRWAVAFKYPPEEKTVHLDAIDVSVGRTGVITPVAIFQPVVLSGTNVSRASLHNGGEIARKDIRVGDWITVRKAGEIIPEVVKSDASRRDGTQTPFIMPERCPSCGHPVVQLQGEAALRCQNVSCPAQMLARLVHFASRGAMDVRGLGEALAQQLLSSRLVVTLADLYRLTADQLAGLERMGEKSASSLVQALEGAKKRPLDRLLVALGIPLVGPSAARALVGRFGSLEAIGQATEDELSKVEGIGPAIAGSVASWLADSANRALLQDFSSLGLEACTSREPTQPAQPGPWTGQVIVFTGEMASMPRSQASELARGLGAKVTGSVSSKTTLLVAGEAAGSKLDKANSLGIPVISEEEFLSRLQAAKSTL, encoded by the coding sequence GTGTCGGACCGAGCCCGTTACGACGAACTGGTTGAGACCGTCAACGAGAACTCGTACCTGTACTACGTCAAAGACGCCCCAGTGCTGAGCGACTTCGAGTGGGACCAGCTCATGAACGAGCTTTTGTCCATCGAGCGGGAGCACCCTGACTGGATACGCCCCGATTCGCCGTCCCGGCGGGTTGGCGGCACGGCGCTGGACGCCTTCGAAAAGGTCACGCACCAAATTCCGATGCTCAGCTTGGAAGACGTGTTCAGCCCCGAAGAGCTGACGGGCTGGCTGGCTCGCGCGGAAAAGGAAATCGGTTCCCAATCGGAATGGTGCTGCGAGCTCAAGATCGACGGGCTGGCTATATCGCTGATCTATCAGGACGGCGTCTTCGTCCGCGGTGCCACCCGGGGCGACGGACACGTGGGCGAGGACGTAACCGCCAACCTGCGGACCGTTCGCTCCCTGCCTCTCAAGCTGCGCGGCTCAGTCCCCGGGCTGCTTGAGGTGCGCGGCGAAGTCTACATGGACAAAACGAGCTTTGAGGCCCTTAACCGGCGCAGGGAAGAAGCCGGCGAAGCGCTTTTCGCCAACCCGCGCAATGTGGCCGCCGGGTCATTGCGCCAGCTTGACCCGACCGTGACGTCTCAAAGGAATTTGCAGGTTTTTCTGTACTACGTGATGAACCCGCACGAACGGGGGTTTGAGACGCAGTCCGACTGCCTGAACTGGATGGCGTCAGTCGGCCTTCCCGTTCAGCCGGCTTGGCGCGTCAGCAGGGGAACGGCCGAAGCGGCTCAGTTCGTCGAAGAGTGGCGAGACCGACGGTTCGATCTGTCCTATGGAACCGACGGCGTCGTGTTCAAGGCGAACAAGCTTTCCGACTGGGATCTTTTGTCGGCGACGTCGCGGACGCCTCGGTGGGCCGTGGCGTTCAAGTACCCGCCGGAAGAGAAAACGGTTCACCTAGACGCGATCGACGTCTCAGTCGGCCGAACAGGCGTCATCACCCCGGTGGCGATCTTTCAGCCGGTCGTCTTGTCGGGAACCAACGTGTCGCGGGCAAGCCTGCACAACGGCGGAGAGATTGCCCGCAAGGACATCCGCGTCGGCGACTGGATTACCGTCCGAAAAGCCGGGGAGATTATCCCGGAGGTGGTGAAGTCGGACGCCTCGCGCCGGGACGGGACTCAGACCCCGTTTATCATGCCGGAACGCTGTCCGTCTTGCGGTCATCCGGTGGTTCAGCTTCAAGGCGAGGCGGCTCTACGGTGTCAGAACGTCAGCTGTCCGGCGCAAATGCTCGCCAGGCTCGTTCATTTCGCTTCCCGGGGCGCCATGGACGTTCGCGGTCTCGGCGAGGCTTTAGCCCAGCAGCTGCTGAGCTCCCGTCTTGTCGTCACTCTGGCTGACCTGTATCGGCTGACGGCCGATCAGCTGGCCGGCCTGGAGCGAATGGGCGAGAAATCGGCCTCTTCGCTCGTCCAAGCTTTAGAAGGGGCCAAAAAACGGCCGTTAGACAGACTTCTCGTCGCTCTGGGAATTCCGCTGGTCGGGCCGTCGGCCGCCCGCGCGCTGGTAGGCCGGTTCGGCTCTTTAGAGGCCATAGGACAGGCGACGGAAGACGAGCTCTCGAAGGTCGAGGGCATTGGCCCGGCGATTGCCGGTTCGGTAGCGTCATGGCTGGCTGACTCGGCAAACAGGGCCCTGCTTCAGGACTTTTCGTCGCTGGGACTTGAGGCGTGCACGTCGCGCGAGCCAACTCAGCCGGCCCAACCGGGGCCGTGGACAGGGCAGGTGATCGTCTTCACCGGCGAGATGGCGTCCATGCCTCGGTCACAGGCCTCAGAATTGGCGCGCGGTCTCGGGGCGAAAGTCACAGGATCGGTCAGCTCCAAGACGACGCTTCTTGTAGCCGGAGAGGCCGCAGGGAGTAAACTTGATAAGGCAAACAGCCTGGGGATCCCGGTGATCTCAGAAGAAGAATTTCTGTCCCGGCTTCAGGCGGCAAAGAGTACACTGTAA